The nucleotide sequence CCAGCTTGCGCGTGCTCGGCTCGGTGGGCGAGCCGATCAACCCGGAGGCCTGGGACTGGTACTACCGGGTGGTCGGCGATTCCCGCTGCCCGATCGTCGATACGTGGTGGCAGACCGAGACCGGCGGCATCCTGATCACGCCCCTGCCGGGCGCCACCGCGCTGAAGCCCGGCTCGGCCACGCGTCCCTTCTTCGGCGTGCAGCCGGTGATGGTCGATGCCGAGGGCAAGCAGATCGACGGCCCCTGCGAGGGCAACCTCTGCATCGCGGATTCCTGGCCCGGGCAGATGCGCACCGTCTACGGCGACCACGAGCGCTTCGAGCAGACCTACTTCTCGACCTACCCGAACCTCTACTTCACGGGTGACGGCGCGCGCCGCGACGCGGACGGCTATTACTGGATCACCGGCCGCGTGGACGACGTGATCAACGTCTCTGGCCACCGCATGGGCACGGCCGAGGTCGAATCCTCGCTCGTCGCCCACGCCAAGGTGGCGGAGGCGGCGGTGGTCGGCTTCCCGCACAATGTGAAGGGCCAGGGCATCTACGCCTACGTCACCCTCAACGAGGGCGAGGAAGGCGACGACGCGCTGCGCAAGGAACTCGTCGCCTGGGTGCGCAAGGATATCGGCCCGATCGCCTCGCCGGACCTGATCCAGTTCGCGCCGGGCCTGCCCAAGACCCGCTCGGGCAAGATCATGCGCCGCATCCTGCGCAAGATCGCCGAGGACGATTTCTCGACGCTCGGCGACACCTCGACGCTCGCCGACCCGGCGGTCGTGGACGACCTGATCGAGAACCGCCAGAACCGGGCGGGCTGAGCGCAAGCTGCGGCCGTTCCAAGCCGCAGCTGTTCCGCAGCACCGTACCGAAGGGCGCGGGCTCAAGGCCCGCACCCGTCCCAATGCCTGGATCCGGCGATCCTGTGCCAGGGCCGTTACACTCTGAAGATGCCTGTAAATCGCGGCGTTTTACCTATTGGGCGGGATTGAGGCATGCGATAGCACTTTGCTGCACTCGCGCATTCCGAATGCGCCGCACAGCCGGGATCCGCTCAGCGGACCTGTAAGAACAATACTGGAGGATCGACGCACATGGCAGTGGCAACCGCAGTCCCGCGGGCCGAGGTGGCGAACAGGCCGATGACCGCCGGTGAGAAGAAGGTCATCATGGCCTCCTCGCTCGGCACCGTCTTCGAGTGGTACGACTTCTACCTCTACGGCTCGCTCGCCGCGATCATCGGCGCGCAGTTCTTCTCGGCCTATCCTGAGGCGACCCGCAACATCTTCGCGCTGCTCGCCTTCGCGGCGGGCTTCCTGGTGCGTCCCTTCGGCGCCCTGGTGTTCGGCCGGCTCGGCGACATGGTCGGCCGCAAGTACACCTTCCTCGTCACCATCCTGATCATGGGCATCTCGACCTTCGCGGTCGGCCTGCTGCCCTCCTACACCACGCTCAACGCCTACGGCATCGGCTGGGTCGCGCCCGTGACGCTGCTGGTGCTGCGCATGCTCCAGGGCCTCGCGCTCGGCGGCGAGTACGGCGGCGCTGCGGTCTACGTGGCCGAGCACGCGCCCCCGGGTCGGCGCGGCTTCTACACCGCCTTCATCCAGACGACCGCGACGCTCGGCCTGCTGCTCTCGCTGATCATCATCCTGTCGACCCAGGGCTACGTGAACAGCGCCTATCCGGCCACCGTCGTGACGAACCCGGACGGCACCACGACCACGCTCACCGCCTTCCAGGTCTGGGGCTGGCGCATCCCGTTCCTCGTCTCGGTGGCGCTGCTCGCGATCTCGGTCTGGATCCGCATGCAGATGCAGGAGAGCCCGGCCTTCAAGAAGATGAAGGAGGAGGGCACCCACTCCAAGGCGCCGCTGTCCGAGGCCTTCGGCCAGTGGCGGAACGCCAAGTGGGCGCTCCTCGCTCTGCTCGGCCTCACCGCCGGTCAGGCGGTGGTCTGGTACACCGGCCAGTTCTACGCGCTGTTCTTCCTGCAGAGCATCCTGAAGGTCGACCAGTTCACCGCGAACGTGCTGATCGCCTGGTCGCTCATCCTCGGCACCGGCGGCTTCCTGTTCTTCGGCAGTCTCTCGGACCGGATCGGCCGCAAGCCGATCATCCTCGGCGGCTGCCTGATCGCGGCGCTCACCTACTTCCCGCTGTTCAACATGCTCACCGCCAACGCCAACCCGGCGCTGCACGCGGCGCAGGCGAACGTGCCGGTGGTGGTGAAGACGAACACGGACGAGTGCTCGTTCCAGTTCAATCCGGTCGGCACGGCCAAGTTCACCAAGGAGTGCGACATCGCCAAGGCGCTGCTCGCCCGCTCCGCGGTGAGCTACAAGACCGAGAACCAGCCGGCGGGCACGCCGACCGTGGTCAGCGTCAACGGCAAGGACTTCCCGGTCGCCGATCCGAACTTCGCCAAGGCGGTGCCGGCGGCGCTGACGGAGGCGGGCTACCCCTCGGCGGCGAACAACCCGACCGTGGTGAAGTCCTCGAACCCGCTCGACATCTTCACGGGCCAGAAGCTCGCGGTGGTCGGCATCCTGACGATCCTCGTCATCTACGTGACGATGGTCTACGGCCCGATCGCCGCCGCCCTGGTGGAGCTGTTCCCGACCCGGATCCGCTACACCTCGATGTCGCTGCCCTACCACATCGGCAACGGCTGGTTCGGCGGCCTCCTGCCCGCCACCGCCTTCGCGATGGTGGCCCAGACCGGCGACATCTACTACGGCCTCTGGTACCCGATCGTGATCGCGCTCTTCACCTTCGTGGTGGGCCTGATCTTCATCCCCGAGACCAAGGATCGGGACATCCTGGCCTGAACGAGCCTCCCGGCGCGGCGACGCGCCGGGTATCCCAGGAACGCGCGGGGCGGGCCGGAAGGCTCGCCCCGTTCGCGCTTCTCGGGCCTCACCGCGCGAGGGCGAGGCGCGGAGACTGGCGGTCCGCGTCGAGCTCCGCCTCCAGTTCGGCGGCCAGCGCGAAGAAACGGCGCCGCACCTCCGGGGCGAACGGGTTCTGGCGCTCGATCGCGGCGAAGACCTCCGGCGCGTCGTGCCGGACCATCTCGACCGCCTCCAGGATCCGCTCGAAGCTGCGGGTGGTCATCCGGCTGGGCAGGGGCTCCATCCGAACCAGCACCTTGGCGATGAGGTGGGTCAGGCCCTGCACCGAGGCCATCTCGCGGTCGTGGGCCTCGGGCGTGGTCAGGATCACCTCCAGGCCGAGCACCCGGCGCAGGAAGGCCGCCGCCCGCAATCCGCGCCGGCCCCGGACCGGGCAGACGGCGACCTTCAGCCCCGCGAGACCGTCCCGCGCGCTCTGCGGGCCGAAGAGCGGGTGCGTCGCCAGGATCGCGACGTGGGCCGGCAGCTCCGCGCGCAGGATCGCGGCGGGCACGACCTTGACCGAGCCGACATCGGCGACGAGCGCGCCCGGCCGCAGGTGCGGGGCGACGGCGCGGGCCACGTCCCGCAGGCCGGAGACCGGCGTGGCGAGGATCACGACCGGACAGGCGGCGGCGGTGGCGAGGTCGGCCGGCACGGCGTCCGGCCCGAAGGCGTCCTGGGCCACGAACGGGTCGTAGGCGAGCACGCGCAGGTGCGGGGCGAGGTGGCGGGCGATCAGGCGGCCGAAGGCGCCGAAGCCGATCAGGCCGACGGAAGGAGCAGGGGATTTGAGCGGGGACGACACGGCGAAACCTCGGATGTGAGGCGAGGCCGACGGTCTTCGGAAACGATACCAGCCGCCGGCGACGCGGGCGGCTGGGCATGACGAGCACGGCCGCTAAGGGAGCGGCGCGGTATAGAGTCCGGCGAGGCGGGTGCTGATCATGGGGCCGGCGTGTAGGCCCGGAGGGAGACGGCCGTCAAGCTCGGGCGAGCGGGCCTGCGGCGGACCACGCGATGCGAGGAGGAGGCATCCCTCTCCCCGCGAGGCGGGGAGAGGGGATACCGAGGCTCAGTGCCGGAAGTGGCGAAAGCCCGTGAACACCATGGCGAGCCCGGCCGCGTCGGCGGCCGCGATCACCTCGGCGTCGCGCATCGAGCCGCCGGGCTGGATCACCGCGGTCGCTCCGGCCTCGGCGGCAGCCATCAGCCCGTCCGCGAAGGGGAAGAAGGCGTCGGAGGCCACCACCGCGCCCTTGGCGAGGCTCTCGGGCAGCCCGAGGCGGTCGGCGCCCTCCTGCGCCTTCCAGGCGGCGATGCGCGAGGAATCGACCCGCGACATCTGCCCGGCGCCGATGCCCACGGTCGCGCCGTCGCGGGCGTAGACGATCGCGTTCGATTTGACGTGCTTGGCCACCCGGTAGGCGAAGCGCAGGTCGGCGTACTCGGCCTCGCTCGGCTGGCGCTTGGTCACAACGTTCAGGGGCATGTCGTCGACGACGGCGTTGTCGCGGCCCTGGATCAGCAGGCCGCCGGACAGCGTGCGGACGGTCTCGCCGGCCTCGCGCGGGTCGGGCAGGCCGCCGGCGAGCAGCAGGCGCAGGTTCTTCTTGGCGCCGACGATCGCGCGGGCCTCCTCGCTGGCGTCGGGCGCGATGATCACCTCGGTGAAGATCTCGACGATCTTGCGCGCGGCCTCGGCATCGAGCGGGCGGTTCAGCGCCACGATGCCGCCGAAGGCGGAGGTCGGGTCACAGCTGAGCGCGCGCTCGTAGGCCTCCAGCAGGCTCGCGCCCTCCGCCACCCCGCACGGGTTGGCGTGCTTGATGATCGCCACCGCCGCGGTGCGGGCCGGGTCGAACTCGGCCACGCACTCGTAGGCCGCGTCGGTGTCGTTGAAATTGTTGAAGGAGAGTTCCTTGCCCTGGAGCTGGCGCGCGGTCGCGACGCCGGCCCGCGGCGTGCCGGGCGTCCGGTAGAAGGCCGCAATCTGGTGCGGGTTCTCGCCGTAGCGCAGACCCTGGCCGAGGCTGCCGCCGACGGCGCGGAACGGGGCCGGCCCCTCCGCCTCGACATGCCGGCTCAGCCAGTTGGCGATCGCCGCGTCGTAGGCGGCGGTGCGGGCATAGGCCTTCTGGGCGAGGCCGCGGCGCAGGTTCGTGGAGAGCGCGCCGTTGCCGGCCTCGAGCGCGGCCAGCACCGTGGCGTAGTCCGAGACATCCGTGACCACCGCGACGTCGCCGTGGTTCTTGGCCGCCGCGCGGATCATGGCCGGACCGCCGATATCGATGTTCTCGACGCAGTCGTCGTACGACTTGCCCGCCGCGATCGTCGCCTCGAACGGGTAGAGGTTGACGACGAGCAGGTCGATCGCGCCGATGCCGTGGGCGGCGAGCGCCGCCTGGTGCTCGGGGTTGTCGCGGATGGCGAGCAGGCCCCCGTGCACCGCCGGGTGCAGGGTCTTGACCCGGCCGTCCATCATCTCGGGGAAGCCCGTGAGGTCGGCGACCTCGCGCACCGGCAGACCCGCCTCGCTGAGCGCGCGGTGCGTGCCGCCGGTCGAGACCAGCTCAATGCCGCGCGCGTGGAGCGCGCGGGCGAAATCAACGAGCCCGGTCTTGTCCGAGACGGAGAGGAGCGCGCGGGCAACCCGCACCTGATCATGCGACATGGCGGAATCTTCGGCAGAGGTCTTGTGGTCGGTGGCGATCTGGCCCGGCCGGTAGCACGGAACCGATCCGGCCGGCCAGGGAGCCCCGCGACGATCCGCCCTCGCGCTCAGCGCCGCCGGTAGACGAAGACGTCCTGATGTCCGTCGAGCTGCGTCGGCCGGTAGGAGAGGAGCTCCAGGTCCGGCGCCGCCTCGGCAACGAGCGCCTCGACGGCGGCGCGGCTGAACCAGGTCAGGCCGTAATCGGCCGTGTAGTAGGGGTAGCGGGCATAGTAGTAGCCCTCGCGCGCCATGGCGGCGAGCACGGCCGGCTTGTCGAGCCAGAACTGCTCGTAGCGCTCGGCCTGCTCGGCCGAGCCCTGGCCGTGGATGGTGAAGACCACGATCCCGCCGGGCTTCAGCGCGCGGGCCACGTCGGCAAGGTTGGCGTGCACGACGGACCGCGGCAGGTGGGTGTAGACCGAGAGCAGGTAGACGAGGTCGTAGGCGGCGGCGGGCTTCGGCTGGGCCCGCTCCATCACCGGGACCTGCGTGGCGCCGAACTCGGCCGCCGTGAAGCGGGCGCCCTCCTCGATCATGTCGCAGACGGCGATGCGCTCGCCCGGCAGGCGGCGGGAGAGCTGGCGCACGATGCGGCCGTAGCCGCAGCCGATCTCCAGCGCGCGCCCGATCGAGTCCCAGTCGCGCCCGGCCTCGTGCACCGCCGTTTCCAGGATGTCGACGAACTGCTCGGCGCCGGCCATGTAGCTCGCGACCTTGTCGGGCGCGGTCGAGGTCAGCATGAAGTCGTTGTAGTGGGCGCGCCCGATCCCCGCGACGGGCCGTGCGCCGAGGCGCGAGCCCAGCGCGAAGCGGGCCTTGCGGCCGACGCCGTAGAGGGTGGGCGAGCGCTTGATCACGTCCAGCATCGCGGGCGGGATCAGCCGGGTCGAGAGAGAGGGCACGGGGACGGCTCCGCTTGGCAGATGCCTCACGATGCCGCCGCGGACGCGCGTCCACAACGATTTACGCGCGGCAAGCCTAATGGAGCTTTGCGGGTCCGGGAGCGTCCGGATTCGGGTCGGATCTCCCGAGCGCCGCGGCTCCCCTCTCCCCGCTTGCGGGGAGAGGGGAGCGACGACCCTGTCGTCGGCGCGGCGAGGCGGCAGCCGAAGGTGAGGGGGCTTCGACGAAAGAGTCTCTTCCGGCATCGCCCCCTCACCGCCGCTGCGGCTTCGCCTCCGCTTCCCGCAGGCACGACAGGGTGCCTGCAGGCCTCTCCCCGCAAGCGGGGAGAGGGGGGTGCTGCGGCTCCCGGAGCGGTCGACCGGGAAGCGTTATCAACCCCGCCCCGGCGCCGCCGCGCGGCGGCGGAACGACCAGCGCACCTCGGTGCCCTCGCCGTCGATGCCGAGCCGCAGGTGCAGGACGATCTGGTCGGTGCGGCGCGCCCCCGAGAGGCCCGCGAAGTAGACGCTCTCCTCGATCGCGACGGCCGCGCCCTCGGCCGCGAAGTGCCAGACCTCGCCGAGCGGCGAGGCCAGTTCCAGCTCCGTGCCGACCCCGCGCACGGCGATCGCCGGGTGGAGGTGGAAGCGCACGGCGACCTCCGGCTCGCGCGGGCCGGTCCGGCTCGTCCGCCGGAACGCGTCCGTGCCGTCGAGGCGGGCGCCATCCGCGGACAGCACCCAGCGCCGCTCGTGCACGAGGCCGAAATCGGGCGCGTAGCCGTCGTGGCGGGCGGCGAGCACGAGGCCGTCGTCGGTCTCGGTGCGCTCCGAGCGCACGTCGCGGGGCCCGCGCAGCACCACCGGCCCGAGCCGGCGCGTGAGCCACGCGGCGGCCGCCCGCTCGCCCCACCAGCCGCCGGGGCCGAGGAAGCGGCAGGAGGAGGCGTCGCCCACGCAGGCCGTCGAGTGGGCGGCGGTCGAGCGGGCGACCCGGCGCAGGTCCGCCCCGCTCGCCGGCAGGCCGCAATTCACCACGAGACGCTGGGGCCCGCTCGACATCTCGAAGGAGAGGCAGCCCGCCCCGGCATTGCGCGAATCGGCGAGCGGCGGGCTCGCGCCGACATCGGCCACCACCACGACCCGGCCCGCCTCCAGCCGCTCGTACCCTGAGTTCGGCGCGTGCATCAGCGGGCGGGCGAGCGCCCCGTCGTAGACGAGGAGCGTGGCGAGCTGGTCGGCGGCGGTCGCGCCCATGCCGTTGAAGTGGCTGAGCGAGGCGTCTGCGTGGCGCAGCAGCCGCAGCAGCGGCAGCATCCGGTCGATGGCGCGGATCAGCGCCGCCGGCGGCTCGACGTTGCGGCTGAGATAGCTCTGGCGCAGCGGCAAGAGGTCGAGCAGCAACTCCATGGCGAAGTGCGGGTCGCGCGAGCGGTGGCCGCCATCGGCCATGATCTGCCGGTCGAGCTCGCGCGAGAGCACGCGCGTCGCCCGCCGGAGGATCGGCTGGATGCCCTCGCAGCACAGGCCTGCGTAGCAGAGCGCGACCGCGGCGTTCAGCCGCCAGCCCGGCGGCACGCCCCGGCGCAGGTCCCGCTCCAGCTGCTGCGCGTTGCGGGCGATGGCCTTCAGGAAGGCCTGGTAGAAGCCGTGGTCGGCGCCCTCCAGCACCAGCGGCGACTGGCACAGGAAGGAGATCAGGCGCCGCGCGGCGACGGGCGTGCGGCGGGCGAGCGCGGGATCGCCCCGGCCCGTCATGAAATCGGCCACGAAGGCGCGGGCGTTGGCGCGCGCCAGCGCCGTGTCGGCGGCGCGCAGGTGGCGCAGCCAGCCGAAGCCGTAGAGCACCTCGGCCCATTCGGGGGAGGGGGGCGCGTAGTCGAAGGGCGACCCGCCGCTGGCCGCGAGCGAGCGGCCCGCGAAGAAGAAGAGGCCGGCGTAGATGTCGTCCGCGAAGGTGGCGTCGGCCGTGCGCAGGTCGTGGGGCGCGATGACGAGGCCCGCGACCCGCACCCGCGCCAAGATATCCGGCGGCGCCGTGAGCCGGGCCGCGGCCGCGCGGACGACGCCCGCGACCTCGCGGCCGAGCAGCCGGTAGAATCGCCAGCGATCGGACCCCCCAGCCAAACCCCAGGCCAACCCCCAAGCCACGCGCTCTCCTCGGGCCCTGGGCGACGGCCCGGCCGGTCAATCGGTCAAGCTAGAGCGGGCCTCTTAACCATCGGTTTACGCTCTGTCATGGTCGGCATGGCCCATGGGATCCGCGGGTCCGTCCGCCGTTCCGCAACCCGCCGGGGCCTGGCGGGGGCGCTAGGCCACCGCCGCCGGATCGGCCGGGTCGCGTTCCCTGAGCCGGGCGAGGGCCTCGCCGGCCCGGCGCGCCAAATGCTCGACGCGGCCGACTGTCTCCGCGTCGAGGGCGACGAAGGCGCACCAGTAGGTGCCGAGGGCGGCCACCGCCTCCGGCGCGCCGACCGGCGCCATGACGAGGCTTCGGATCGAGGTCCTGCGGTAGGGCGCGGCCGGGACCCGAGGATCCAGAGCCACGTCCGGGACGACGGCGGTCGCGCCGTTCAACATCGCCCAGCCGGACACGCAGTCCGCGAGCGGGAAGCGCTGGTTCTTCCAGAGCGGCTCGATCGCGTTCTCGGCGACGTAGCGGCAGAACGCGCCCTCCCGCAGGGCGACGGCGACGCCGTCGCACCCCACCGCCTGCCGGGTCCACCGGCAGAGGGCCGACACCACGTCGTCGCGGGATCGGGCGGCCGCGAGATGTTCGCACACGTGCTCCAGGCGTGGATCGGTCCGGACGTACGCATCGAACATGCGAGCACGTTAAGGCCGGGGCGGCCCACCGTCCAGGCGAGGGCAGGGATGCGGCGGGTATGCTAGCCGGGCCCGAGCGCCGCCGCGAAGGCCTTCAGGTTCGCCCGCATCATCGCGAGGTAGGTCGGAGCCGGTCCGTCCGGGCCGGAGAGCGAGTCCGAGTAGACCTTGCCGCCGATGCGCGCGCCGCTCTCGCGGGCGATCTGCTGCATCAGGCGCGGGTCGGCGATCGTCTCAAGGAAGACGGCCGGCACCTTGTCGCGGCGGATCTGGCGGATGATCCGGGCGACGCCCTTCGGGCTGGCCTCGGAGGCCGTCGACACCCCCTGGGGAGCGATGAAGGCGAGCCCGTAGGCGGCGCTGAAATAGCCGAAGGAATCGTGCGTGGTGATGACGCGCCGGTGCTCGGGCGGGATCGCCGCCACGGTGGACCGGATCTCGGCTTCCAGGCGGTCGAGCTCGGCGAGGTAGGCGGTCGTGTTGCGGGCGTAGTCGTCGGCGTGCGCCGGATCCGCCGCCGCGAGGCCGTCGCGGATGTTGGCGACGTAGGTGCGCACGTTCGCCACGCTCTGCCACGCGTGCGGATCGACCTCCGTGTCCGAGGCCGGCCGGCCGCGCCCGGGCGGGTGGTCATGGTCGCCCCCCGGGTCGCTCCCGTGATCGTGGCCGTGGCCGGGATCGGCCGCAACGGTCCGCACCCCCGTCGAGGCGACGACGACCGGCGCCTTCGTGCCGGAGGCCTGGACCAGCCGGTCGATCCAGCCCTCGAAGCCGAGGCCGTTCGTCACGATGATGCGGGCCTGCGCGAGCGTGCGGGAATCGGCCGGCGCCGGGTTGTAGCTGTGGGCATCGGCGTTCGGCCCGACGAGGCTCGCCACGCTCACGTGGGCGCCGCCGACCTGCCGCACGAGGTCGGCCAGGATCGAGAAGGTCGCCACCGCCCGCAGCGGCTCGGCCGCGGCCGGGAGCGCCAGCCAGAGGAACGCCAGCCCGAGCGCGGCGGCCCGGACCATGCCGCGCCCGACCCTTGTGCGGCCCCGCCCGATCTCTCCCAACCGCACCGCCCGCTCCCTCGCTGCCACACGGCGCCAGTAATGTAACAGTGTTGCATACACAAGCCGGATACAGGCCGGGCGCAGAGCGCGCCCCGCATGAACGCGAAGATGAACGCGATGTCATGTCCCGGACAGGGGGCCGCCAGGAGGGCTCGGCTATCCAGGCTTGGCCGTTCCGGCACGCGGCGCCTCCTCCGGAGCACGCGGCGCGCCCTCCCGGCGCGAACGATGGAGAGATGCATGACCCGAGCTGTGATGAAGGGTGCCATCCTCGCGGGCGTCGCTGCCCTCGGGCTGGCGGGCGTGGCGGCGGCGCGCGAGGCGCGGCCCGAGCCGTTCGGCGGGCGCTGGAGCGCCTTCTCGAAGGAGGATCGCGCGGCCTTCGCGGACGCGCGCATCGCGGCGCTGCACGCGGGGCTGCGCCTGACGCCCGACCAGGAGAAGCTGTGGCCGCCGGTCGAGGCGGCGATGCGCGACCTCTCGCGGCTGCGGCAGGGCCAGCGCGAGGCCTGGGCCGAGCGCGGCCGGATGATCGACGACGCGCCGGGCGCGCTGCGCGCCATGGCGGACGCGGCGAGCGCCCGGGCGGACGCCCTGCGCAAGCTCGCCGACGCCTCGGGCCCGCTCTACGCCA is from Methylobacterium radiodurans and encodes:
- a CDS encoding GAF domain-containing protein, which produces MFDAYVRTDPRLEHVCEHLAAARSRDDVVSALCRWTRQAVGCDGVAVALREGAFCRYVAENAIEPLWKNQRFPLADCVSGWAMLNGATAVVPDVALDPRVPAAPYRRTSIRSLVMAPVGAPEAVAALGTYWCAFVALDAETVGRVEHLARRAGEALARLRERDPADPAAVA
- a CDS encoding class I SAM-dependent methyltransferase, which encodes MPSLSTRLIPPAMLDVIKRSPTLYGVGRKARFALGSRLGARPVAGIGRAHYNDFMLTSTAPDKVASYMAGAEQFVDILETAVHEAGRDWDSIGRALEIGCGYGRIVRQLSRRLPGERIAVCDMIEEGARFTAAEFGATQVPVMERAQPKPAAAYDLVYLLSVYTHLPRSVVHANLADVARALKPGGIVVFTIHGQGSAEQAERYEQFWLDKPAVLAAMAREGYYYARYPYYTADYGLTWFSRAAVEALVAEAAPDLELLSYRPTQLDGHQDVFVYRRR
- a CDS encoding Spy/CpxP family protein refolding chaperone encodes the protein MTRAVMKGAILAGVAALGLAGVAAAREARPEPFGGRWSAFSKEDRAAFADARIAALHAGLRLTPDQEKLWPPVEAAMRDLSRLRQGQREAWAERGRMIDDAPGALRAMADAASARADALRKLADASGPLYATLDQDQKRRALVLARPMRPHHGHGWQRERGPRGERD
- a CDS encoding MFS transporter; the encoded protein is MAVATAVPRAEVANRPMTAGEKKVIMASSLGTVFEWYDFYLYGSLAAIIGAQFFSAYPEATRNIFALLAFAAGFLVRPFGALVFGRLGDMVGRKYTFLVTILIMGISTFAVGLLPSYTTLNAYGIGWVAPVTLLVLRMLQGLALGGEYGGAAVYVAEHAPPGRRGFYTAFIQTTATLGLLLSLIIILSTQGYVNSAYPATVVTNPDGTTTTLTAFQVWGWRIPFLVSVALLAISVWIRMQMQESPAFKKMKEEGTHSKAPLSEAFGQWRNAKWALLALLGLTAGQAVVWYTGQFYALFFLQSILKVDQFTANVLIAWSLILGTGGFLFFGSLSDRIGRKPIILGGCLIAALTYFPLFNMLTANANPALHAAQANVPVVVKTNTDECSFQFNPVGTAKFTKECDIAKALLARSAVSYKTENQPAGTPTVVSVNGKDFPVADPNFAKAVPAALTEAGYPSAANNPTVVKSSNPLDIFTGQKLAVVGILTILVIYVTMVYGPIAAALVELFPTRIRYTSMSLPYHIGNGWFGGLLPATAFAMVAQTGDIYYGLWYPIVIALFTFVVGLIFIPETKDRDILA
- the purH gene encoding bifunctional phosphoribosylaminoimidazolecarboxamide formyltransferase/IMP cyclohydrolase; the encoded protein is MSHDQVRVARALLSVSDKTGLVDFARALHARGIELVSTGGTHRALSEAGLPVREVADLTGFPEMMDGRVKTLHPAVHGGLLAIRDNPEHQAALAAHGIGAIDLLVVNLYPFEATIAAGKSYDDCVENIDIGGPAMIRAAAKNHGDVAVVTDVSDYATVLAALEAGNGALSTNLRRGLAQKAYARTAAYDAAIANWLSRHVEAEGPAPFRAVGGSLGQGLRYGENPHQIAAFYRTPGTPRAGVATARQLQGKELSFNNFNDTDAAYECVAEFDPARTAAVAIIKHANPCGVAEGASLLEAYERALSCDPTSAFGGIVALNRPLDAEAARKIVEIFTEVIIAPDASEEARAIVGAKKNLRLLLAGGLPDPREAGETVRTLSGGLLIQGRDNAVVDDMPLNVVTKRQPSEAEYADLRFAYRVAKHVKSNAIVYARDGATVGIGAGQMSRVDSSRIAAWKAQEGADRLGLPESLAKGAVVASDAFFPFADGLMAAAEAGATAVIQPGGSMRDAEVIAAADAAGLAMVFTGFRHFRH
- a CDS encoding prephenate dehydrogenase/arogenate dehydrogenase family protein; the protein is MSSPLKSPAPSVGLIGFGAFGRLIARHLAPHLRVLAYDPFVAQDAFGPDAVPADLATAAACPVVILATPVSGLRDVARAVAPHLRPGALVADVGSVKVVPAAILRAELPAHVAILATHPLFGPQSARDGLAGLKVAVCPVRGRRGLRAAAFLRRVLGLEVILTTPEAHDREMASVQGLTHLIAKVLVRMEPLPSRMTTRSFERILEAVEMVRHDAPEVFAAIERQNPFAPEVRRRFFALAAELEAELDADRQSPRLALAR
- a CDS encoding metal ABC transporter solute-binding protein, Zn/Mn family — its product is MVRAAALGLAFLWLALPAAAEPLRAVATFSILADLVRQVGGAHVSVASLVGPNADAHSYNPAPADSRTLAQARIIVTNGLGFEGWIDRLVQASGTKAPVVVASTGVRTVAADPGHGHDHGSDPGGDHDHPPGRGRPASDTEVDPHAWQSVANVRTYVANIRDGLAAADPAHADDYARNTTAYLAELDRLEAEIRSTVAAIPPEHRRVITTHDSFGYFSAAYGLAFIAPQGVSTASEASPKGVARIIRQIRRDKVPAVFLETIADPRLMQQIARESGARIGGKVYSDSLSGPDGPAPTYLAMMRANLKAFAAALGPG
- a CDS encoding heparinase II/III family protein, producing the protein MAGGSDRWRFYRLLGREVAGVVRAAAARLTAPPDILARVRVAGLVIAPHDLRTADATFADDIYAGLFFFAGRSLAASGGSPFDYAPPSPEWAEVLYGFGWLRHLRAADTALARANARAFVADFMTGRGDPALARRTPVAARRLISFLCQSPLVLEGADHGFYQAFLKAIARNAQQLERDLRRGVPPGWRLNAAVALCYAGLCCEGIQPILRRATRVLSRELDRQIMADGGHRSRDPHFAMELLLDLLPLRQSYLSRNVEPPAALIRAIDRMLPLLRLLRHADASLSHFNGMGATAADQLATLLVYDGALARPLMHAPNSGYERLEAGRVVVVADVGASPPLADSRNAGAGCLSFEMSSGPQRLVVNCGLPASGADLRRVARSTAAHSTACVGDASSCRFLGPGGWWGERAAAAWLTRRLGPVVLRGPRDVRSERTETDDGLVLAARHDGYAPDFGLVHERRWVLSADGARLDGTDAFRRTSRTGPREPEVAVRFHLHPAIAVRGVGTELELASPLGEVWHFAAEGAAVAIEESVYFAGLSGARRTDQIVLHLRLGIDGEGTEVRWSFRRRAAAPGRG